A stretch of the Saprospiraceae bacterium genome encodes the following:
- the trxB gene encoding thioredoxin-disulfide reductase: protein MENKIHHTIIIGSGPAGYTAAIYAARANMHPLLFTGIEPGGQLMITTEVENYPGYFDGVHGPKMMEDFQKQAQRFHTDIRYEVIAKVDFSGPVHKIWTESGEEFLAHTVIISTGASAKWLGLDSEKRLMNKGVSACAVCDGFFFRGMDVAVVGAGDTAAEEASYLAKLCPKVHLLVRRDAMRASKIMQERVLNNPKIIVHWDTETQEILGNEEVEAVRVINNKTQAISEIPVKAFFVAIGHQPNSGPFVNWIDMDEQQYIKTIPGTSRTNRPGVFACGDVQDRIYRQAVTAAGTGCMAALDAERYLVENHII from the coding sequence ATGGAAAACAAAATTCATCATACGATAATCATTGGTTCTGGTCCAGCCGGTTACACAGCGGCCATCTACGCCGCACGTGCCAATATGCATCCACTGTTATTTACTGGCATAGAACCAGGAGGTCAATTAATGATTACTACAGAGGTAGAAAATTATCCTGGATATTTTGATGGTGTTCATGGGCCTAAAATGATGGAGGATTTTCAAAAACAAGCACAGCGATTTCATACAGACATACGATATGAAGTGATCGCTAAAGTTGACTTTTCAGGTCCAGTGCATAAAATCTGGACAGAATCAGGGGAAGAGTTTTTAGCACATACCGTAATCATATCAACTGGTGCAAGTGCTAAATGGCTTGGGCTTGATTCTGAAAAAAGATTAATGAATAAGGGAGTTTCTGCATGTGCTGTTTGTGATGGATTTTTCTTTAGAGGAATGGATGTTGCAGTGGTGGGTGCCGGTGACACAGCTGCTGAAGAAGCCAGTTACCTGGCTAAACTCTGTCCAAAAGTACATTTATTGGTTAGGCGTGATGCGATGCGGGCATCTAAAATTATGCAGGAACGCGTATTAAATAATCCGAAAATAATTGTTCATTGGGATACTGAAACCCAGGAAATATTGGGTAATGAAGAAGTAGAAGCAGTCCGTGTAATCAATAATAAAACACAAGCTATTTCTGAAATACCTGTTAAAGCATTTTTTGTTGCAATTGGCCACCAACCAAATTCTGGGCCATTTGTAAACTGGATAGACATGGATGAACAGCAATACATCAAAACTATACCTGGGACAAGTCGTACCAACCGCCCGGGGGTATTTGCATGTGGAGACGTTCAGGATAGAATCTATAGGCAAGCAGTAACTGCAGCTGGCACTGGTTGCATGGCAGCCCTTGATGCGGAGCGCTATCTGGTAGAAAACCACATAATTTAA
- the bshC gene encoding bacillithiol biosynthesis cysteine-adding enzyme BshC produces the protein MPEKSNSFTSIAIFPEIKHGFNPFDLAYWQNSTKFSSLISHPAELNNFSEQIGKKRDFPFRTEISTILFEQYNSIKLTDRVKTNIERLKSSDSFTVICAHQPCLMGGPLYWIYKIATTIKLCQNLELQFPNKHFVPVYYCGAEDHDFEEINHFQIFNQKIEWKTIPGHAVGQLDAKELSHVIETLQKMFSNSEQAKLFLNKNIEWINQTDTYVDYYRHFVNELFGSYGLLFFNPDNKSAKKLFSPIIKKELLEQFIYSNAKKSIPVIEKLGYHTQVNPRELNLFYHHADGRKRMVFESGIYKLIDAANQWTQEEILTELESNPERFSPNVLLRPLFQEYLFPNLAFVGGGGEIAYWLELKACFDDVNIPYPLLFRRYSAIYFESSILQKISKTSFTELDFLDPITQLESKFVKNQNNTHVLQPEDFKAITNLLEKIKTDSNQLDQSTKTSIEAEIHKIIKSLEHIENKHLKAIKNKLEQEILQIHKIKDNLFPNQSLQERIQNFLPYYFKHGPAYINYLIQMYEPGLNKLYLVQEATV, from the coding sequence ATGCCAGAGAAATCAAATAGTTTTACAAGCATTGCCATTTTTCCTGAAATAAAACACGGATTCAATCCTTTTGACTTAGCGTATTGGCAAAATTCTACTAAATTTAGTTCCTTAATCAGCCATCCTGCTGAACTAAATAATTTCTCTGAGCAAATTGGCAAAAAAAGAGACTTTCCATTTAGAACAGAAATTAGCACGATATTATTCGAACAATATAACAGCATTAAACTAACGGATCGTGTTAAAACAAATATCGAACGACTGAAATCGAGCGATTCGTTTACAGTTATTTGTGCACACCAACCCTGTTTAATGGGTGGTCCCCTTTATTGGATCTATAAAATTGCCACAACGATAAAACTATGTCAAAATTTGGAACTTCAATTTCCCAATAAACATTTTGTCCCAGTTTATTATTGTGGTGCTGAAGATCATGACTTTGAAGAAATTAACCATTTCCAGATTTTTAATCAAAAAATTGAGTGGAAAACGATTCCCGGGCATGCAGTGGGTCAATTAGATGCAAAAGAATTATCTCATGTTATAGAAACCTTGCAAAAAATGTTTTCGAATTCAGAACAGGCAAAATTGTTTTTGAATAAAAACATTGAATGGATTAATCAAACAGATACCTATGTAGATTATTACCGCCATTTTGTTAACGAACTTTTTGGCTCTTATGGACTGTTGTTTTTTAACCCGGATAACAAATCAGCAAAGAAATTATTTTCACCAATTATTAAAAAGGAATTACTTGAACAATTTATATATTCAAATGCTAAAAAGAGCATACCTGTTATAGAAAAACTCGGGTATCATACACAAGTAAACCCAAGAGAACTAAATCTTTTCTATCATCATGCAGATGGCCGAAAACGAATGGTATTTGAGTCAGGAATTTACAAATTAATTGATGCAGCAAATCAATGGACCCAAGAAGAAATTTTAACTGAACTTGAATCAAATCCAGAGCGATTTAGCCCCAATGTATTATTACGTCCATTATTTCAAGAGTACCTATTTCCAAATCTTGCCTTTGTAGGTGGAGGTGGAGAAATCGCATATTGGCTCGAATTAAAAGCTTGTTTCGATGATGTAAACATCCCCTACCCCCTTCTGTTCCGAAGGTATTCTGCTATCTATTTTGAATCCAGTATCCTTCAAAAAATTTCAAAAACTTCCTTTACGGAACTTGACTTTTTGGATCCAATCACTCAATTAGAATCTAAATTTGTTAAGAATCAAAATAATACACATGTCTTACAACCGGAAGATTTTAAAGCGATCACCAATCTATTAGAAAAAATTAAAACAGATTCAAATCAATTGGACCAATCAACCAAAACGAGTATTGAGGCTGAAATTCATAAAATAATAAAGTCATTAGAACATATAGAGAACAAACACTTGAAGGCAATAAAAAATAAATTGGAACAGGAAATTCTTCAAATACATAAAATTAAAGACAATTTGTTTCCGAATCAATCTCTTCAAGAACGAATCCAAAACTTTTTACCTTATTATTTTAAACATGGACCAGCCTATATTAATTACCTGATTCAAATGTATGAACCAGGTTTAAACAAACTATACTTAGTTCAGGAAGCTACGGTTTAA
- the dapB gene encoding 4-hydroxy-tetrahydrodipicolinate reductase, translated as MKVCLIGFGKMGRAIEQQLLLRGHQVAYKLGRNEEPFLEKALADSDIAIEFSSPEAAVNHLKTCFKMQCPVICGTTGWTDAWDEIQDALKQSNSAFIFASNFSIGVQLFFELNRKLAQLMGSRPEYQCSIHEVHHTHKKDAPSGTAISLAQDIIGNHPNYSSWSLDKQLSSETLPIYSERKDPVVGIHQINYNSTIDTLEIKHTAHNRDGYALGAVLAAEFLIGKRGNFTMRDVLGLNSI; from the coding sequence ATGAAGGTATGTTTAATCGGATTTGGCAAAATGGGTCGTGCTATTGAGCAGCAACTTTTACTAAGAGGTCATCAGGTAGCTTATAAATTGGGTAGAAATGAAGAACCGTTTCTTGAAAAAGCACTTGCTGACTCAGACATCGCAATCGAATTTTCTTCTCCAGAAGCAGCTGTAAATCATTTAAAAACATGTTTTAAAATGCAATGTCCTGTAATTTGTGGCACTACCGGATGGACAGATGCCTGGGATGAAATCCAGGATGCTTTAAAGCAATCAAATAGCGCATTCATTTTTGCATCAAATTTTTCAATTGGCGTTCAACTGTTTTTTGAACTTAATAGAAAGTTGGCTCAATTAATGGGTTCCAGGCCGGAATATCAGTGTTCAATTCATGAGGTGCACCATACGCATAAAAAAGATGCTCCTAGTGGCACTGCAATCAGCCTGGCCCAGGATATTATTGGAAACCATCCAAATTATAGCTCTTGGAGTTTAGACAAGCAACTTTCATCTGAAACACTTCCAATATATTCTGAGCGAAAAGATCCTGTAGTTGGTATTCACCAAATCAACTATAACTCAACTATTGATACTCTTGAAATTAAACACACCGCTCACAATCGGGATGGATATGCCCTGGGTGCCGTTTTAGCAGCTGAATTTTTAATAGGAAAAAGAGGAAATTTTACGATGCGGGATGTTTTAGGATTAAATTCTATTTAA
- a CDS encoding cytochrome C oxidase subunit IV family protein — MAHLNYEEGKKVVFRGFVLLGIVTLLEVMVALVGKGYIIEGFHLPRFIMYSLMIGMSLYKAYFIIYEFMHMRYEVPGLVRSVLMPTMLLIWAIIAFFYEGNTWYHWRNNINDRPILELTGGVTKQVEKHPSSGAHDASEMHQEAPAAEPKDSNAIEKHH, encoded by the coding sequence ATGGCACACTTAAATTACGAGGAAGGAAAAAAAGTTGTATTCAGAGGATTTGTCCTTTTAGGAATTGTTACTCTGTTGGAAGTTATGGTCGCTTTAGTAGGTAAAGGCTATATCATAGAAGGATTTCATTTACCTAGATTTATCATGTATTCATTAATGATTGGAATGTCTTTGTATAAAGCATATTTCATTATTTATGAATTTATGCATATGCGCTATGAAGTGCCGGGATTGGTAAGAAGTGTATTGATGCCTACAATGTTATTGATTTGGGCTATCATCGCTTTCTTTTATGAAGGAAATACCTGGTATCATTGGCGTAATAATATAAATGATAGACCAATTCTTGAGCTTACAGGTGGGGTTACAAAGCAAGTTGAAAAACATCCATCGAGCGGTGCTCATGACGCATCAGAAATGCATCAGGAAGCACCTGCTGCTGAGCCAAAAGATTCAAATGCCATTGAAAAACATCATTAA
- the ung gene encoding uracil-DNA glycosylase — translation MKDLKMEAGWKDFLKAEFEKAYFQNLIKTLKSEISAGKTIYPPGPLIFNAFDSSPLDKLKVVILGQDPYHGPGEAMGLCFSVPKTIPIPPSLQNIYKELNREFGYKIPKHGDLSSWASQGVLLLNASLTVEHRIPNSHKNLGWHQFTDQVINLLSIHKENLVFMLWGNFAKSKRTLINPNRHLILESAHPSPLAGGKFHGNNHFKLTNEYLQKHGKAAIDWEILD, via the coding sequence ATGAAAGACTTGAAAATGGAAGCCGGCTGGAAAGATTTTTTGAAAGCCGAATTTGAAAAGGCTTACTTCCAAAATTTAATTAAGACCTTAAAATCAGAAATTTCAGCTGGAAAAACAATTTATCCTCCAGGTCCGCTAATATTTAATGCATTTGACTCAAGCCCACTGGACAAATTAAAGGTTGTCATTCTAGGGCAGGATCCTTACCATGGACCCGGAGAAGCAATGGGACTGTGCTTTTCCGTTCCAAAAACAATTCCAATTCCACCCTCTCTTCAAAATATATATAAAGAGTTAAACAGAGAATTTGGTTATAAAATTCCTAAACACGGAGATTTAAGTTCATGGGCTAGTCAAGGGGTTTTGCTTTTGAATGCTTCATTAACCGTAGAGCACAGAATTCCAAATTCACATAAAAACTTGGGTTGGCATCAATTTACAGATCAGGTTATCAATTTACTCAGTATACACAAAGAAAACCTGGTATTTATGCTCTGGGGAAATTTTGCAAAATCAAAAAGAACATTGATAAACCCCAACCGCCATTTAATTCTTGAAAGTGCGCACCCATCGCCTTTGGCAGGTGGGAAGTTTCATGGAAACAATCATTTCAAACTGACCAATGAATATTTACAAAAACATGGAAAAGCTGCCATAGATTGGGAAATATTAGATTAA
- a CDS encoding cytochrome c oxidase subunit 3 produces MASDQTLQAQQGHENESVWMGAKEPFKASYGKLMMWYFLLSDAFTFAGFLIAYGTLRFSSPTWPVPDFVFSSLPGGIHHKPLIFVTFMTFVLIVSSVTMVRAVQEGHRYNKKGVVFWMLMTIFGGLCFLGCQAWEWTTLMGGENMSIHTNPFGTHTESGVYLEGDGHDIKAGDAFHAHQTYLIHQHNGEWAPLKYKTESGLIKEQQFGPKAFGALFFFITGFHGFHVLSGVVFLLIIMINVASGVYVQRRNHYEMVEKIGLYWHFVDLVWVFVFLVFYLL; encoded by the coding sequence ATGGCATCCGATCAAACATTACAGGCGCAACAGGGACACGAAAACGAATCCGTATGGATGGGCGCAAAAGAACCGTTTAAAGCCAGTTATGGGAAATTAATGATGTGGTATTTCCTGCTTTCTGATGCATTTACGTTTGCGGGATTTTTAATTGCATATGGTACACTTCGTTTTAGTAGTCCAACATGGCCGGTTCCTGATTTTGTGTTTTCATCACTACCTGGAGGGATTCATCATAAACCTTTGATTTTTGTAACATTCATGACCTTTGTACTTATCGTAAGTAGTGTAACGATGGTTCGTGCTGTGCAAGAAGGACATCGCTACAATAAGAAAGGCGTTGTTTTTTGGATGTTGATGACCATTTTTGGTGGATTGTGTTTCCTGGGTTGCCAAGCATGGGAATGGACCACTTTGATGGGTGGAGAAAATATGTCAATCCATACAAATCCTTTTGGCACGCATACGGAATCGGGGGTTTACCTGGAAGGGGATGGACATGATATTAAAGCAGGGGATGCGTTTCATGCACATCAGACATATCTCATTCATCAGCATAATGGGGAATGGGCTCCACTAAAATATAAAACTGAATCTGGCTTAATAAAGGAACAACAGTTTGGGCCAAAAGCATTTGGTGCTCTTTTCTTTTTTATTACAGGATTTCATGGATTTCACGTTTTGAGCGGAGTCGTATTTTTATTGATCATTATGATCAATGTTGCAAGTGGCGTTTATGTCCAAAGGCGAAATCATTATGAAATGGTTGAAAAAATAGGATTGTATTGGCATTTTGTGGATTTGGTTTGGGTATTTGTGTTTTTAGTATTTTATCTGCTATAA
- a CDS encoding DUF420 domain-containing protein, with product MSWTPQEIKRLNIAASFFSALILLVVVFMRKIHIETNIDFSFLPIFHSSLNAVAGIVLIFAYIQIRKGNIQNHKRLMSTALIMSGVFLISYVLYHITTPELRYCGEGPIRAVYFLLLISHVVLSGISFPFILFTFIRGLTDQRVRHKKLAKIVFPVWLYICISGPICFLMLYPCMR from the coding sequence ATGAGTTGGACTCCGCAAGAAATCAAAAGACTAAATATTGCAGCGTCTTTTTTTAGTGCTTTGATTTTATTGGTAGTCGTTTTTATGCGCAAAATTCATATAGAAACAAACATTGATTTTTCTTTTTTACCAATTTTTCATTCAAGCCTAAATGCAGTTGCAGGGATTGTTTTGATTTTTGCATATATACAAATTAGGAAGGGTAACATTCAAAACCATAAACGATTGATGTCAACAGCATTGATCATGTCGGGTGTTTTTTTGATTTCTTATGTACTTTATCATATCACCACTCCTGAGCTTAGATATTGTGGAGAAGGTCCGATTCGCGCGGTTTATTTTTTGCTTTTAATTTCTCATGTGGTTCTATCAGGAATCTCATTTCCATTTATTTTATTTACGTTTATTCGAGGTCTAACTGATCAACGTGTACGGCATAAAAAATTGGCTAAAATTGTATTCCCGGTTTGGCTGTATATTTGTATAAGTGGACCCATATGTTTTTTAATGCTTTATCCATGCATGCGATAA
- the yajC gene encoding preprotein translocase subunit YajC, with protein MSIIILYVILFGIMYVFFILPKTKQQKAQNLFITEIKKGDQVVTQSGIIGRITKIDDLVIELQLDSKSFIKVLKSSISKEASDAIRDKYFLEI; from the coding sequence ATGAGTATTATTATTCTTTATGTAATTCTTTTTGGAATCATGTATGTATTTTTTATACTTCCAAAAACCAAACAACAAAAAGCTCAAAATCTTTTCATTACAGAAATTAAAAAAGGTGATCAGGTTGTAACGCAATCAGGAATTATTGGTCGGATAACTAAAATTGATGATCTTGTTATTGAGCTCCAATTAGATTCAAAAAGCTTTATAAAAGTTTTGAAATCGAGTATTTCTAAAGAAGCAAGTGATGCTATAAGAGACAAATATTTCCTCGAAATTTAA
- a CDS encoding DUF1573 domain-containing protein yields the protein MNTTYCKYLIFFTVWGACRNKTELPVNEYNKLIHNPTTASGILDSVSIPILDVKERVLDFGMVHRGDTIRREFVIYNRGKASLLISNVSSSCGCAKPEISKNQIESGDSTSLNIIFTTQDQIGTQEKTFTIYSNTNPAITKVQLIGNVLK from the coding sequence GTGAATACTACTTACTGCAAATATCTTATATTTTTTACAGTTTGGGGAGCATGTCGAAACAAAACAGAACTCCCTGTAAATGAATACAATAAGCTGATTCACAACCCTACTACTGCGTCAGGAATTCTTGATTCGGTCAGCATACCCATCCTGGATGTTAAAGAGCGCGTACTCGATTTTGGAATGGTACATCGTGGAGATACCATCCGTCGAGAGTTTGTTATATATAATCGCGGCAAAGCAAGCTTGCTTATCAGCAATGTCAGCAGTTCTTGTGGATGCGCTAAACCAGAAATTTCAAAAAACCAAATAGAATCAGGTGATTCTACTTCATTAAACATTATTTTTACAACGCAGGACCAAATTGGAACTCAAGAGAAAACGTTTACCATCTATTCCAATACAAATCCTGCGATAACAAAAGTTCAATTAATAGGCAACGTACTAAAATAA
- a CDS encoding DNA primase, translated as MISSKSIEEVFEIARIEDVVRDYVDLKNRGSNLIGLCPFHKEKTPSFSVSPSKNIFKCFGCGKGGNTVQFVMEVEQLSFPEAIRTLAKKYQITLEETFKPDVNPETQQELESLYIINQFALNYYKNNLTNDPIGQSVALSYFKQRGFLEQTIETFELGFAFDETDGLLKKALQEGYKLEFLQKLGLVSAQQKDFFRNRVIFPIHNLTGKPIAFAGRHLVTDSKSPKYINSPETELYHKSKTLYGLHLAKKSIRDKNNCFLVEGYTDVMALHQAGIENVVASSGTSLTEEQVHLLKRFTQQVSLLYDGDPAGIKAAMRGIDLLIQGGLDVKIILIPGNEDPDEFIRKIGSEAFEKFVAEEAKDFIIYKLNLHSTEIKNDPIKKSIAAKDIIQTIAKVDDPIKRSIYLQQAAGILGIDEVSLISACNKIISDEIKNKAFRQKREALENDQKILNEISSDETIKSHSGQISISNDEFQEIDICRILILYGHHKVNSQDDIHYAEFIIENIADTLAFFENELLKQFILDVSNQLSHGKTPDLNYYLNHQDSNISKLALNFSINKYEYSSNWEEKHGIFLSTQQAPEFNYKSDIENSILRFKLKKFNKAITEFERRIRLDEIPEEELQLELKSHQHIVNQRNYIASLLNTVVIN; from the coding sequence ATGATTAGTTCAAAATCAATTGAAGAAGTATTTGAAATAGCGCGTATTGAAGACGTAGTGCGGGATTATGTAGATTTAAAAAATCGCGGATCTAATTTAATTGGCTTATGTCCTTTCCATAAGGAGAAAACTCCTTCTTTTTCTGTGTCTCCTTCAAAGAATATTTTTAAATGTTTCGGTTGCGGTAAAGGAGGCAACACGGTTCAATTTGTAATGGAAGTTGAACAACTCAGTTTTCCTGAAGCAATAAGAACGCTTGCTAAAAAATATCAGATAACACTTGAAGAGACTTTTAAACCAGATGTAAATCCAGAAACACAACAGGAATTAGAGAGTCTATACATCATAAACCAATTTGCTCTAAATTATTATAAAAACAATTTAACAAATGATCCAATTGGTCAATCTGTTGCATTATCCTATTTTAAACAACGCGGATTTCTTGAACAAACCATCGAAACATTTGAATTAGGTTTCGCTTTTGATGAAACGGATGGCCTATTAAAAAAAGCGTTGCAAGAAGGATATAAATTGGAATTCCTTCAAAAGCTTGGATTGGTAAGCGCGCAACAGAAAGATTTTTTTAGGAACCGTGTCATTTTTCCTATACATAATTTAACAGGAAAACCAATTGCATTTGCAGGAAGGCATTTGGTTACAGATTCTAAATCTCCAAAATATATTAATTCACCAGAGACCGAACTCTACCACAAAAGCAAAACACTCTACGGTTTACATTTAGCCAAGAAAAGCATTCGGGACAAAAACAATTGTTTCTTAGTTGAAGGATATACTGACGTCATGGCTTTACACCAAGCCGGCATTGAAAACGTGGTTGCATCATCGGGTACCTCGTTGACAGAAGAGCAAGTCCATTTACTAAAGCGATTCACACAACAAGTAAGTCTCTTGTATGATGGAGATCCCGCAGGAATCAAAGCGGCCATGCGCGGAATTGATTTACTGATTCAAGGAGGGTTGGACGTTAAAATAATATTAATCCCGGGAAATGAGGACCCTGATGAATTTATTCGCAAAATCGGATCCGAAGCATTTGAAAAATTTGTAGCAGAAGAGGCGAAAGATTTTATAATTTATAAACTAAACTTACATTCTACTGAAATAAAGAATGATCCGATAAAAAAATCGATTGCTGCAAAAGATATCATTCAAACCATAGCAAAAGTCGATGATCCAATAAAAAGAAGTATCTATCTTCAGCAGGCTGCCGGAATTCTTGGAATTGATGAAGTCAGTTTAATTTCTGCATGCAACAAGATAATCAGCGACGAAATTAAAAACAAAGCATTCAGGCAAAAAAGAGAAGCATTAGAAAATGATCAAAAAATACTGAATGAAATTTCATCTGATGAAACAATCAAATCACATTCTGGCCAAATATCAATTTCAAATGATGAATTTCAAGAAATTGACATTTGTAGAATTCTTATATTATATGGTCATCATAAAGTAAATTCTCAAGATGACATCCATTATGCAGAATTTATTATTGAAAACATAGCGGATACTCTTGCATTTTTTGAAAACGAATTGCTAAAACAATTTATTCTTGATGTTTCGAATCAACTCAGTCATGGCAAAACGCCAGACTTAAATTATTATTTGAATCATCAAGATTCGAATATTTCAAAATTGGCTTTAAATTTTAGTATAAATAAGTACGAATACAGCAGCAATTGGGAAGAAAAACACGGCATTTTTCTAAGCACACAACAAGCCCCGGAATTTAATTATAAATCAGACATTGAGAATTCCATACTGCGGTTTAAGTTGAAAAAATTCAATAAGGCCATAACAGAATTCGAACGAAGGATCCGTCTTGATGAAATCCCTGAAGAAGAATTGCAACTCGAATTAAAATCCCATCAACATATTGTAAACCAGCGCAATTACATTGCCAGCTTATTAAACACCGTTGTTATTAATTAA
- a CDS encoding shikimate kinase — protein sequence MKCPPLKPKLSLIGMPGSGKTWLANALKTELGLDVLDLDHYFEAQSGMTIPQFWKQYGEAQFRVLERYYMFELLDSQVSIIAMGGGTPCFLNNLDCIKKQSFCLYLKADLAQLEAKNDFNNRPQFAGNAINAYFLEMLYLKRRKWYERADLIVENDFNELNVLDNVKNICINYFKSKLL from the coding sequence TTGAAATGTCCACCTCTTAAGCCAAAACTTAGCCTGATTGGTATGCCAGGATCTGGTAAAACCTGGTTAGCGAACGCGCTGAAAACGGAATTAGGCTTGGATGTACTGGATCTGGATCATTATTTTGAAGCGCAATCCGGAATGACGATTCCTCAATTTTGGAAGCAATATGGAGAAGCACAGTTTAGAGTCCTGGAACGATATTATATGTTTGAATTGCTTGATTCTCAGGTTTCAATAATTGCAATGGGTGGCGGAACGCCTTGCTTTCTTAATAATCTGGATTGTATTAAAAAACAAAGTTTCTGTCTTTATCTTAAGGCTGATTTAGCTCAATTGGAAGCTAAAAATGATTTTAATAACAGGCCACAATTTGCAGGCAATGCAATTAATGCTTACTTTTTGGAAATGCTTTACCTAAAACGAAGGAAGTGGTATGAACGTGCTGATTTGATTGTTGAGAATGATTTCAATGAACTAAATGTACTTGATAATGTTAAAAATATTTGTATAAATTACTTTAAGAGCAAGTTACTTTAA
- a CDS encoding acetyl-CoA carboxylase carboxyltransferase subunit beta, with protein MGWFKRLKEGISTATKVKKETPDGIWYKCPECSEMLTTKQLKENFHKCPKCNYHQRISSDQYFEILFDGNYEILFDNLVSYDFLNFTDLQSYSKRLEDARKTADHKDSITVAAGVINGRKLVIAAMDFTFIGGSMGSVMGEKISRAIDFCLEHKAPLMIISKSGGARMMESAFSLMQMAKTSAKLTLLAKNQIPYFSFLTDPTTGGVTASFAMLGDINFSEPNALIGFAGPRVVKETIKRDLPEGFQRSEFLLENGFLDFIVDRKDLKTSVSDLLDLFNVSEN; from the coding sequence ATGGGTTGGTTTAAACGGCTCAAGGAAGGTATATCGACTGCGACGAAAGTTAAAAAGGAAACCCCGGATGGAATTTGGTATAAATGTCCGGAATGTTCTGAAATGTTGACAACCAAACAATTAAAGGAAAATTTTCACAAATGTCCGAAATGTAATTACCATCAAAGGATTAGTTCTGACCAATATTTTGAAATCCTGTTTGATGGAAACTATGAGATTTTGTTTGATAATCTGGTTTCTTATGATTTCTTGAATTTTACAGATTTGCAATCTTATTCCAAACGGCTGGAAGATGCAAGAAAAACAGCGGATCACAAGGATTCCATAACTGTGGCTGCCGGAGTAATCAATGGTAGAAAATTAGTCATCGCTGCGATGGACTTTACTTTTATTGGGGGTTCAATGGGCAGTGTTATGGGTGAAAAAATCAGCCGTGCAATTGATTTTTGTTTAGAGCATAAAGCCCCCTTAATGATTATTTCTAAATCTGGAGGTGCGCGTATGATGGAATCTGCATTTTCCTTAATGCAAATGGCCAAAACATCGGCAAAACTAACTTTGTTAGCCAAAAATCAAATTCCCTATTTTTCCTTTTTGACAGATCCTACAACTGGAGGCGTCACAGCATCTTTTGCAATGCTTGGAGACATTAACTTTTCGGAACCAAATGCACTCATTGGGTTTGCCGGGCCAAGAGTTGTTAAAGAAACCATTAAAAGAGATTTGCCGGAAGGATTTCAAAGATCAGAATTCTTGTTGGAAAATGGTTTTCTTGATTTTATAGTAGACCGGAAAGATCTTAAAACTTCAGTCAGTGATTTATTGGATTTGTTTAATGTCTCTGAAAATTAA